Below is a genomic region from Azoarcus sp. KH32C.
GGCTCGCCACCATCCGGTCCGCATTGCGCAGATGTCGCAGATACACGGTCAGGTCCTCGCAGCCGTTCGGAGGTGCTGCCGTGTAATGCGTGGCGATATCATCCGGCCCCGTCTTTTCCAGGTGCAGCGGGCCGTGGTTTTCCATCGTGATCACGAAGACGAACACCGGCCCGGCCGCATTGGCGAGGATTTCGGCCACTTTCGCAGCCACTGCCTCGTCGCCGATGTAGGGGCCGCAGCGGGGGGCGTCGGGGAAGGAGCGGATGTCGACGAACTCGTCGAATCCCAGCAGCGGACAGACCTTGTCGCGCGTGTAGAAGCCGGCCGGGTAGGGGTGTACGCAGATCGTCCGGTAGCCGCGGCGCTTGAGCACGTGTGCGACACTGACCGCGCCCGAGCGCGCTGCCTTGCGGTAGGGGTTGAAGCGATGGACGCCGAGGGTCGGTGCATCGACGGCGGTGAGGAAGGCGAACTCGCTGCGTACCGTATTGGCGCCCCACGCGGGTACCGACAGCTTGCCGTGCGATATCGCATCGCGTTTCAGATCGTCGAAAGCGGCCAGCACCTCCGGCCGGATGCCGTCGAACAGCAGGCGCGCGTCGAAGAAGGATTCGCTCTGCACCGCGACGATGTGCGGGGGCTCGGTATCGGGTGCTGGCGGCGGAACGTCGGCGAAGCGGTCGGGCAACTGTGGAGCGCGGCGCTCGGCGCAGCCGTAGGCCCACAGACAGGGCAGCAGCCCGAAGGCATCGAGGTCGCCTGTCGCATCGTAGCGCACCGGCGGACCACGCCGCGAAGGTGTGACGAGCAGGATGCCGACTGCAGCCCAGACCGCGAGGGCGCCCAATTGCCCCGATAACGCGAAGCGATCCGCAGGGACCGCTTCGAGCCACAGGCCGGTCGCTACCGCCGCGACGAAGCCGGCCGCAGCGGCCAGCGCATTGCCCCAGCCGAGGAAAGGAATATAGAGCCGCGGATGGCGCATCGCGTCCGTGAAATACTCGAAATCCTGGAAGACGAACGGCTCTTCGAGCGAATGGAATTTCGCGTTGTTCACGAGCACGATCAGCAGCAGGAAGGCCGAGGTCGCCGCCGTCGCGAACCACGGCCGGCCGAGCACGAGGCAGAGCGGCACGAAAGTCAGCAGCCACAGTCCGCAATGCAGCGTGATGCAGCTTGCAGGGCGCCGCCACATCGGCCGCAGCGGCGGCTGCATCGCTGCCTCGATCGCGAACGACAGGGCCAGCCCGACGGCCGGCGCGAACACGATGGACGTCATGCGGGCCTACCCGTGATAGCCGAACAGGCGCACGAGGCGCACCGACAGGCCGGCCGGCAGGGCGGCCAGGAACCAGGTGCCGAGGTTGAGCGGAAAGGGGAAGGTGATGCGGGCGCGGTCGTTTTCCAGCCCGCGGCGGATCGTGCGCGCGGCGCGCTCGGGCGTCCATAGGAAAGGCTTCGGACCAGGCATCGCGTTGCACATCGGTGACTCGACGTAACCCGGCATCACGACGTTCACGCGCACGCCCTCCGGTCCCAGCCAGCCGCGCAAGGCTTCGCCATAGGCCTTCACGGCGGCCTTGCTGGCGCTGTAGCTCGGCGTCACCGGCAAGCCGAAATAGCCCGCGAGCGAACTGATCAGCGCGACCTGACCGCGTCCGCGGCGGCGCATCGCCGGCAGGAAGGCGTCGACCAGCGCGATCACGGCGCGCACGTTCAGCGCGAACAGGGCTTCGCTGTCCTCCCAGCGCTCGCCGGCCCCGTCGGGCCCGATGTCGATGTTCATGCCGGCGTTCGCGACGAGTAGATCGAGCTCGTGGCATGCCGCCATGTCGAGCGCCCACTGGCGCGCCTGCGCCACGTCGCCCAGGTCTATGCAGCACGGGATCACGTCCGCGCCGCGCGCCCTGCAGTTGGCCGCGACCCGCTCCAGTTGCCCGGCGTTGCGGCCGTGCAGGATCAATTGCGTGCCGGGGCGCGCGTATTCGTTGGCGAGGGCGCCCCCGATGGCGCCGGTCGCGCCGGTAATCAAGACACAGCGTGACATCGTCACAGCAACTCCTCCAGCGGCGAGCGTTCGGCGGTCAGGATGCGTGCGCTGTTCTCCACCGCGAGCGCCATGCCGCGACGGCAGTAGAAGCCGCCATTCACCTGCGTCGCGTGCATGACGACGCGCCGGAAACAGTCGAAGAATTCGCGATCCGGCGTTTCGCGCGTCGTCCAGAAATCGTCCAGCGGCGCTTGCGAGGTGAGCCCCGGCAGGTTGTAGATCGGGTCGCTCAGCGTCAGCGTGGGAATACCCTGTTCGAGCGAGACGATGCCGACCGTGCTGTTCACCGTCACCGTACCGACGGAATGTTGCAGCATCGCGCCCAGGTCGCCATCTTCGAAATAATCGACGCGGTCCGCCACGCCCAGTTGCTTCGCCAGTCGGCCGAGTACCGATCCATACGGCACGAGGCCCATGTCGAGCGGATGATTCTTGATCGCCAGTCGCGTGTCGCCGGGCGCACGGCGAGCAAACGAGTCGAGCACATGGGCGATCACCTCCTGCATGTTCTCGAAGCGCGAGTGGTCGCGGATCTGGGCGTCGGTGTTCAGCTGCAGCGGCAGTACAAAATAGCGTGCGCCCGACCTCGTGAGCGCATTCGCGCGCCGCCATTCGCGCTGGCGTATCGCCTTGAGCATCGTGAAGCGCTTGATGTAACCGGCGTATTCGACGGGCGCCGTGATCGACGAATGCGTCCGGTAACGCGGAAACAGCAGCGGGTTCAGCGCCCCGGCGACGTGATACGTGACATCGTGCGCGGCCCGTATCGAGAATGACGAGCGGAAGGCCACCGTATCGGTGCGCTCGCCCAGCCGACGGCCGGTGTCGCGGAACCAGTCCGGGTCGCGCG
It encodes:
- a CDS encoding capsule biosynthesis protein: MKRHFLLLQGPSTPFFRRLGDRLRAAGHRVSRINFNGGDLAYWQGGKAWNFRGKPAALRDFLDDKYRRFGITDQILFGDRRPVHRPAIDHGDSCGVRTHVFEEGYFRPHWVTLEREGVNGHSLLPRDPDWFRDTGRRLGERTDTVAFRSSFSIRAAHDVTYHVAGALNPLLFPRYRTHSSITAPVEYAGYIKRFTMLKAIRQREWRRANALTRSGARYFVLPLQLNTDAQIRDHSRFENMQEVIAHVLDSFARRAPGDTRLAIKNHPLDMGLVPYGSVLGRLAKQLGVADRVDYFEDGDLGAMLQHSVGTVTVNSTVGIVSLEQGIPTLTLSDPIYNLPGLTSQAPLDDFWTTRETPDREFFDCFRRVVMHATQVNGGFYCRRGMALAVENSARILTAERSPLEELL
- a CDS encoding SDR family oxidoreductase codes for the protein MSRCVLITGATGAIGGALANEYARPGTQLILHGRNAGQLERVAANCRARGADVIPCCIDLGDVAQARQWALDMAACHELDLLVANAGMNIDIGPDGAGERWEDSEALFALNVRAVIALVDAFLPAMRRRGRGQVALISSLAGYFGLPVTPSYSASKAAVKAYGEALRGWLGPEGVRVNVVMPGYVESPMCNAMPGPKPFLWTPERAARTIRRGLENDRARITFPFPLNLGTWFLAALPAGLSVRLVRLFGYHG
- a CDS encoding LTA synthase family protein, producing MTSIVFAPAVGLALSFAIEAAMQPPLRPMWRRPASCITLHCGLWLLTFVPLCLVLGRPWFATAATSAFLLLIVLVNNAKFHSLEEPFVFQDFEYFTDAMRHPRLYIPFLGWGNALAAAAGFVAAVATGLWLEAVPADRFALSGQLGALAVWAAVGILLVTPSRRGPPVRYDATGDLDAFGLLPCLWAYGCAERRAPQLPDRFADVPPPAPDTEPPHIVAVQSESFFDARLLFDGIRPEVLAAFDDLKRDAISHGKLSVPAWGANTVRSEFAFLTAVDAPTLGVHRFNPYRKAARSGAVSVAHVLKRRGYRTICVHPYPAGFYTRDKVCPLLGFDEFVDIRSFPDAPRCGPYIGDEAVAAKVAEILANAAGPVFVFVITMENHGPLHLEKTGPDDIATHYTAAPPNGCEDLTVYLRHLRNADRMVASLRATLTRQARPGLLCWYGDHVPIMPTVYRQLARPTGETDYVLWSSSPAPTAGHEALSVETLGLRLLRAATDIEDQGQPYVADSAASPA